A window from Rhizosphaericola mali encodes these proteins:
- a CDS encoding glycoside hydrolase family 2 TIM barrel-domain containing protein has protein sequence MKKRKKRNKIILFFLGCLSIHLVDAQLVDKTPAPVPVAPTIYSTEPYEDPLVSGINRDPSRATSYSYSDVQTALTGDREKSGRYMSLNGDWDFKFSMKPSLAPTDFYKSKVKGWDKIEVPSNWEMKGYDKPIYKSAVYPFRPVNPPHIPTDYNGVGCYQRSFTIPRNWKDMNVTLHFGGVSSAYKVWINGKFLGYAEDSFLSSEFNITPYLQEGENVLSVWVIRWSDGSFLEDQDQWRLSGIHREVMLKAEPKLRIADFFCQTKLDSVYKDARLLIRPRIENLSGHLMNKYRLNVDLYDKTNKKITGTSKSVDSIINEVYPRLDNAKFGLIDIPISNPDKWSTEVPNLYSVIFSLVDSIGNILEVKTCKVGFRTIEFDKKTSKLLINGKLTYLYGVNRPDHHPTKGKALSRADILQDIQTIKRFNFNCVRLSHYPSDPYLLDLCDEYGIMVIDEANLETHGLGAKLSNDPSWTSAYLERSNRMAIRDKNHPSIIFWSLGNESGRGPNHASMAAWLHDFDITRPIHYEPAMGSPKLAGYMDPSNPNYLKPNDHSHRLQNPLDQYYVDMVSRMYPALYTPPLLVNQPNGDRRPIFFCEYAHAMGNSVGNIKEFWDQWKNLDRVIGGCIWEFKDQGLEKKDSLGRPFYAYGGDFGEKYYDDFTIKGIVAADGRPKAAIYECKHVFQPITFSWQDRTKGLVKMENQQAVLNVNNFDIHLIIQRNGVDISDKILPNLSIVAGKDSIINIEKYLPKLDNNTEYFVFFSCALKEKMPWADKGFEVAFDQLALTGLAPINKVPLQKSDGILTTDSKSVFIHIGKNSIGFSKETGALNSYIANGKSVITRDFLPHFTRPLTDNDKRGWKSNKKLKQWYNDSLHFVKMSIDSTPNKPIAITSQYSFINDSAKVLVQYTIGKEGVLKVDYSLSVLPGLPNMPKVGMQGGIDDSFREITWYGRGLMENYIDRNSGFPVGIYSQPIQNFMENYVVPQENGNRTDVRWMYFDNKKDDGLLVVADSLLSMSAWPYTEKNIQNAKHTYRLSDAGFITLNIDLIQMGVGGNDSWSDVAAPLEQYQIKAKDYHYSFYIVPIDGKVPNDKTVFKF, from the coding sequence CTCCAACTATATATAGTACGGAACCGTATGAAGATCCGTTGGTTAGCGGTATTAATCGTGACCCTTCTCGTGCAACGTCTTATTCGTACAGTGATGTTCAAACTGCATTGACAGGAGATAGGGAAAAGTCTGGGCGATATATGTCTTTGAATGGTGATTGGGATTTCAAATTTTCAATGAAACCATCCTTAGCGCCGACTGATTTCTATAAAAGTAAAGTTAAAGGTTGGGATAAGATTGAAGTGCCTTCTAATTGGGAAATGAAAGGCTATGATAAACCCATTTACAAAAGTGCCGTTTATCCATTTCGTCCGGTCAATCCACCACATATTCCGACAGACTATAATGGTGTTGGTTGTTATCAACGCTCTTTCACTATTCCAAGGAATTGGAAGGACATGAATGTAACTTTACATTTTGGGGGCGTTAGTTCGGCTTATAAAGTTTGGATAAATGGTAAGTTTTTAGGTTATGCGGAGGATAGTTTTCTGTCAAGCGAATTTAATATCACACCTTATCTACAAGAAGGCGAAAATGTATTGTCTGTTTGGGTAATACGTTGGAGTGATGGCAGTTTTTTGGAGGATCAGGATCAATGGCGATTAAGCGGCATCCATCGCGAAGTCATGCTAAAAGCTGAACCCAAATTACGTATTGCTGATTTTTTCTGTCAAACAAAATTGGATAGTGTTTATAAAGATGCTAGACTATTGATTCGTCCTCGTATAGAAAATTTGTCCGGGCATTTGATGAATAAATACAGATTAAATGTAGATCTCTACGACAAGACAAACAAAAAAATTACAGGTACTTCCAAATCTGTCGATTCTATTATCAATGAAGTATATCCACGTTTGGATAACGCAAAATTTGGATTGATTGATATTCCGATTTCTAATCCTGATAAATGGAGTACAGAAGTTCCGAATCTTTATTCAGTAATTTTTTCATTAGTCGATTCTATTGGAAATATATTGGAAGTTAAAACTTGCAAAGTAGGATTTAGAACTATTGAATTTGATAAAAAAACAAGTAAACTATTAATCAACGGAAAACTAACGTATCTCTATGGAGTTAATCGTCCAGATCACCATCCTACAAAAGGCAAAGCGTTGTCAAGAGCTGATATTTTACAAGATATCCAAACTATAAAACGATTCAATTTTAATTGCGTTAGATTGAGTCATTATCCGAGCGATCCATATTTATTGGATTTGTGTGATGAGTATGGAATCATGGTAATTGATGAAGCTAATCTTGAAACGCATGGTTTGGGTGCGAAACTAAGTAATGATCCTAGTTGGACAAGTGCTTATCTGGAAAGAAGTAACAGAATGGCTATCCGTGATAAAAATCATCCATCTATTATATTTTGGAGTTTAGGTAATGAGTCGGGACGAGGTCCCAATCATGCGTCTATGGCTGCTTGGTTGCATGATTTCGACATTACACGTCCTATTCATTACGAGCCAGCAATGGGCAGTCCGAAATTAGCAGGCTACATGGATCCTTCCAATCCAAATTATCTCAAGCCCAATGATCATAGTCATCGTTTACAAAATCCTTTAGATCAATATTATGTAGACATGGTGAGTCGTATGTATCCTGCATTATACACTCCACCATTATTGGTAAATCAGCCAAACGGAGATCGACGACCAATTTTCTTTTGTGAATATGCGCACGCAATGGGCAATAGTGTGGGAAATATCAAAGAATTTTGGGATCAGTGGAAAAACCTTGATCGTGTTATCGGTGGTTGTATTTGGGAATTTAAAGATCAAGGTTTGGAAAAGAAAGATTCGCTTGGTAGACCATTTTATGCTTATGGAGGCGATTTTGGAGAGAAGTATTATGACGACTTTACCATAAAAGGAATTGTGGCTGCGGATGGTCGACCTAAAGCGGCTATTTATGAGTGTAAACATGTATTTCAACCTATAACATTTAGTTGGCAGGACAGAACAAAAGGACTTGTAAAAATGGAAAACCAACAAGCTGTATTGAATGTCAATAATTTTGATATACACTTGATTATACAACGTAATGGTGTTGATATTTCAGATAAAATATTACCTAATTTATCAATAGTCGCAGGTAAAGATTCTATTATTAATATTGAAAAATATTTACCCAAACTAGATAACAATACAGAGTATTTTGTGTTTTTTTCCTGTGCGTTAAAAGAGAAAATGCCATGGGCTGATAAAGGTTTTGAGGTTGCTTTTGACCAGTTGGCTTTGACAGGTTTAGCTCCAATAAATAAAGTTCCGCTTCAAAAAAGTGATGGGATACTTACAACAGATTCAAAAAGTGTTTTTATCCATATTGGAAAAAATAGCATTGGATTTTCCAAGGAAACAGGTGCTTTGAATTCTTACATTGCTAATGGGAAAAGTGTTATTACAAGAGATTTTTTACCACATTTTACTAGGCCATTAACTGATAATGATAAAAGAGGCTGGAAATCTAACAAAAAACTCAAGCAATGGTACAATGATAGTTTGCACTTTGTCAAAATGTCTATTGATAGCACACCAAACAAACCAATTGCCATAACGTCACAGTATAGTTTTATCAATGATAGCGCTAAAGTACTTGTTCAATATACTATAGGAAAGGAAGGAGTCCTAAAAGTTGATTATTCATTAAGTGTTTTACCTGGTTTGCCCAATATGCCAAAAGTCGGGATGCAAGGCGGAATTGATGATTCATTTCGAGAAATCACTTGGTACGGTAGAGGACTCATGGAAAATTATATTGACAGAAATTCTGGTTTTCCTGTTGGTATATATTCTCAACCTATCCAAAACTTTATGGAAAACTATGTTGTTCCTCAGGAAAATGGCAACCGTACAGATGTTCGCTGGATGTATTTTGATAATAAGAAAGATGACGGACTATTGGTAGTCGCAGATAGTCTTTTAAGTATGAGCGCTTGGCCATATACTGAAAAAAATATCCAAAACGCGAAACATACTTACAGATTAAGTGATGCTGGATTTATTACGCTAAATATTGATCTGATTCAAATGGGAGTGGGCGGGAACGATAGCTGGAGTGATGTGGCGGCACCTTTAGAGCAATATCAAATAAAGGCAAAGGATTATCA